A genomic region of Pseudomonas frederiksbergensis contains the following coding sequences:
- a CDS encoding XdhC family protein codes for MQHLDLQVVRRALAWSNAGQRVWLCSVLGTYGSAPRAPGSMLAVNDSGHWIGSLSGGCVEEDFLERMAEGAFLDAVSVVRYGEGDDPRSQVKLPCGGLLDVLVEKLEPDGEVQAHLRELESALLGQRRLIREVDLASGARSLLVDREHGPRIEREIDRVRLRVGAAQRLLLAGYSSVAQACAEFAVGLGFEVILCDPRDEVLDGVVLENVEIRRELPSMFIADGGCHSDTAVVALTHDPRIDDLAMMEAVRTEAFYIGVMGSMQTSQKRFERLRRIGGLDEAELARIHAPIGLNLGSKTPAEIALAVLADILRIRSGIARDRL; via the coding sequence ATGCAGCATCTTGACCTGCAAGTGGTTCGGCGAGCGTTGGCCTGGTCCAACGCTGGTCAGCGTGTGTGGCTCTGCAGTGTGCTCGGCACCTACGGTTCGGCGCCCCGTGCGCCGGGCTCGATGCTGGCGGTCAACGACAGCGGCCATTGGATTGGTTCGCTGTCGGGCGGCTGTGTCGAAGAGGACTTTCTTGAGCGCATGGCCGAAGGGGCGTTCCTCGATGCCGTTTCGGTGGTGCGCTACGGCGAAGGCGACGACCCGCGCTCCCAGGTGAAACTGCCCTGCGGCGGGTTGCTCGACGTGCTGGTGGAAAAGCTTGAGCCTGACGGTGAGGTGCAAGCCCATTTGCGCGAGCTGGAGTCCGCATTGCTGGGCCAGCGTCGCTTGATTCGTGAAGTCGATCTGGCCAGCGGTGCACGCAGCCTGCTGGTTGATCGTGAACATGGGCCGCGTATCGAGCGAGAAATTGATCGGGTGCGTTTGCGCGTCGGTGCGGCCCAACGCTTGTTACTCGCCGGTTATTCCAGCGTGGCACAGGCGTGTGCCGAGTTCGCGGTTGGCCTGGGTTTCGAGGTGATTCTGTGCGATCCGCGTGATGAGGTCCTCGACGGTGTGGTCCTTGAGAACGTGGAGATTCGTCGCGAGTTGCCGTCGATGTTCATCGCCGACGGTGGCTGTCACAGCGATACGGCGGTGGTGGCGCTGACACATGATCCGCGCATCGACGACCTGGCCATGATGGAAGCGGTGCGCACCGAGGCGTTTTACATCGGTGTAATGGGCTCGATGCAAACCTCGCAAAAGCGCTTTGAGCGTTTACGGCGTATCGGTGGTTTGGACGAGGCTGAGCTGGCACGTATTCACGCGCCCATCGGGCTTAATCTGGGCAGCAAGACACCGGCGGAAATCGCCTTGGCGGTGCTCGCCGATATTCTGCGTATTCGCAGCGGTATTGCGCGGGATCGGCTCTGA
- a CDS encoding c-type cytochrome, with product MKRLLSGLGAAVGLAVSLMATQQAQAADQPQIKRGEYLARAADCMACHTAPGGAPYAGGLPIVSPFGTIYGSNITPDKDHGIGLYSDDEFFAALTEGKRRDGANLYPAMPYTSYHLMPREDSDAIHAYLQTVAPINRAAPVTRLSFPFNVRLGLTGWNMLYGKDVKLATADGKSEDWKRGQYLVDVLGHCGECHTPRGLPGAMQQDKRMTGGLLNGYLAPSLLTNDLAARGWTHQDLSSFLKHGMSAQGTMFNEMFPVFHNSTQNLNDPDLAAMATFLLGDQPPPAKVLSEVPLAKMTESAQRGRQDYLNVCAGCHGANGEGKPHIAVAMQGNTTLRLEDPRNLLRVIEDGIGEQKFAGFERMQPMPGFADKLSQQQTTDLINYLRQAWGGQPTDLLISQIEQLKADIPAEHKAH from the coding sequence ATGAAGCGACTACTTTCCGGCCTTGGCGCTGCGGTTGGTCTGGCCGTTTCGCTGATGGCGACCCAGCAGGCCCAGGCCGCCGATCAGCCACAGATCAAGCGCGGTGAATACCTGGCACGGGCGGCGGACTGCATGGCTTGCCACACCGCACCCGGTGGCGCGCCCTATGCCGGCGGCCTGCCGATCGTTTCACCGTTTGGCACGATTTACGGCAGCAACATCACCCCGGACAAGGATCACGGCATTGGTCTGTACAGCGACGACGAGTTCTTCGCTGCGTTGACCGAAGGCAAGCGTCGTGACGGCGCCAACCTGTATCCGGCGATGCCGTACACCTCGTATCACTTGATGCCGCGTGAAGACTCCGATGCGATCCACGCGTACCTGCAGACGGTCGCGCCGATCAACCGTGCCGCACCGGTCACCCGCCTGAGCTTCCCGTTCAACGTGCGTCTGGGGTTGACAGGCTGGAACATGCTCTACGGCAAGGACGTGAAACTGGCGACGGCTGATGGCAAAAGTGAAGACTGGAAACGCGGCCAATACCTGGTCGATGTACTCGGTCACTGTGGTGAATGCCACACGCCGCGTGGCTTGCCCGGCGCGATGCAGCAAGACAAACGCATGACCGGCGGCCTGCTCAATGGCTATTTGGCGCCAAGCTTGCTCACCAACGATCTGGCGGCACGCGGCTGGACGCATCAGGACCTGAGCTCTTTCCTCAAGCACGGTATGAGCGCCCAGGGCACGATGTTCAACGAGATGTTCCCGGTGTTCCATAACAGCACCCAGAACCTCAATGACCCGGACCTGGCGGCCATGGCGACTTTCCTGCTCGGCGACCAACCACCACCGGCGAAGGTGCTGAGCGAAGTGCCGCTGGCGAAAATGACCGAGAGTGCCCAGCGTGGCCGTCAGGATTACCTGAACGTTTGCGCCGGTTGCCATGGTGCCAATGGCGAAGGCAAGCCGCACATCGCGGTGGCGATGCAAGGCAACACCACGCTGCGCCTGGAAGATCCGCGCAACCTGTTGCGGGTGATCGAAGACGGCATTGGCGAACAGAAGTTTGCCGGTTTCGAGCGCATGCAACCGATGCCGGGTTTTGCTGATAAATTGAGCCAGCAACAAACGACCGACCTGATCAACTACTTGCGTCAGGCCTGGGGTGGTCAACCGACTGATCTGCTGATCAGTCAGATCGAGCAGTTGAAGGCGGATATCCCCGCTGAGCACAAGGCACACTGA
- a CDS encoding (2Fe-2S)-binding protein, with protein sequence MANRPLQMTLNGQSVGPVEVPEDLPMIDYLHEYRNLTGSRLGCGQGICHACVVIVDNPDGTSEEVRTCITGAHYFEGKRIRTIEGHAARDENGKVTELNPIQQRFVDEFAFQCSYCAPGFVNAATVLVEKLQRQPIKKSQLEAVIEDSLGHHICRCTGYVRYYSATRNVLTDLGLVKEG encoded by the coding sequence ATGGCTAACCGTCCGCTTCAAATGACCCTCAATGGTCAATCCGTCGGTCCCGTGGAGGTCCCTGAAGATCTGCCGATGATCGACTACCTGCACGAATACCGAAACCTTACCGGTTCGCGCCTGGGCTGTGGCCAGGGCATTTGCCACGCCTGCGTGGTGATTGTCGACAACCCCGACGGTACCAGCGAAGAAGTGCGCACCTGCATCACCGGCGCGCATTACTTCGAGGGCAAAAGAATCCGCACCATCGAAGGCCATGCGGCCCGTGATGAAAACGGCAAGGTCACCGAACTGAACCCGATCCAGCAACGTTTCGTCGACGAGTTCGCCTTCCAGTGCAGCTATTGCGCCCCAGGCTTTGTCAACGCTGCGACGGTGCTGGTGGAAAAACTCCAGCGTCAGCCGATCAAGAAAAGCCAACTGGAAGCGGTGATCGAGGACAGCCTCGGCCACCACATCTGCCGCTGCACCGGCTACGTGCGCTATTACAGCGCCACGCGTAACGTGCTGACCGATCTCGGCCTGGTCAAGGAGGGTTAA
- a CDS encoding xanthine dehydrogenase family protein molybdopterin-binding subunit, with protein MSNRDISRRSFLQGGLIAGVSVTLTPLSSQALAALMENSVTVPSEQWLGNNGKARMRNDSLSKVCGSKVFARDIRAKDMPGWPQQQGHAMLLKTIRADRIYDGFDLSLLGAELQPDRIVTAEDLDKDGIVFPEDHAPDPLLPTGKVPMFIGHPVAILIWNDFERFRQAKNTLKFNDKAIRYGAEAPFYTRDPYGSFRYVRVGGATSADEDEFASLKDSILFPMIRERRPVWNAQPNLHGNLTERGLFYADRMKQQLETPPEGWMVFDERYKTPSIEPAAMEPDNGNGWYDPATKTLHFVVATQCPLEAATETAKMIAPSRFGLSTLNMHPGYTVGYGSKDHNIFVYYAALAALYGGGVPVRLANDRYEQFQSGIKRHPFDIRYQLAVDKQDHTFKIFRADMSIDGGGRINYSPSVAAVGATAAQSIYYMPQNDLQVTAYHSRGVEAGSMRGYGTLQSMAATEMMVDEIADRLGIDAIDLRKKNALLSGMKNTQGAVPAGALRLHEILEKAADNELWKNRHALKKQEDAKDPDNWYGIGFAICQKDFGTGSEAPMASVEFTADGHITLRHIGIEIGTGMSTSQALVVADFLGNPASEVKTGETEWKELQLTSSGNPYIMSQAEQDTVLRNPRWVGKIASASSATNSAYYFSHATREAARVLFNHGLWPAAVEIWRQGPFGGQANPYVLRREDAHWVDGKLTANGMEPLPFAVLAKRAHERGLVTGATVHGFNRWSWAEAEYSINGVRERLPLDGLAVKYGDGAPNAIKAQMTSAGFHLLDRQNITYPATQLNNAAVTYYSPVATLVELKVNKGSGEVHVLNHHSWLECGRVLVPELVKGQLEGGIAMGIGHALLEEMPLYEGGPGEGDWNFNRYRLPRAKDVAVWTQTSEILPPLSPSDPSKGIAEVVMIPVVGAIANAVAHAIGKRVRDLPITPARIKEALNG; from the coding sequence TGCCGGGCTGGCCGCAGCAACAAGGCCACGCGATGTTGCTCAAAACCATTCGCGCCGACCGCATTTATGACGGTTTCGACCTGTCGTTGCTGGGGGCCGAGTTGCAGCCAGATCGCATCGTCACCGCTGAAGACCTGGACAAGGACGGCATCGTTTTCCCTGAAGACCACGCGCCCGATCCACTGCTGCCGACCGGCAAGGTGCCGATGTTCATCGGCCACCCGGTGGCGATCCTGATCTGGAACGACTTCGAGCGTTTCCGTCAGGCCAAGAACACACTCAAGTTCAACGACAAAGCGATCCGTTACGGCGCCGAGGCGCCGTTTTACACGCGCGATCCTTATGGCAGTTTCCGTTACGTGCGGGTCGGAGGTGCAACCTCGGCGGATGAAGATGAATTCGCCAGTCTGAAAGACTCGATCCTGTTCCCAATGATTCGCGAGCGGCGTCCGGTGTGGAACGCCCAGCCGAACCTGCATGGCAACCTGACCGAGCGTGGCCTGTTTTATGCCGATCGCATGAAGCAGCAACTGGAAACCCCGCCAGAAGGCTGGATGGTCTTCGACGAGCGCTACAAGACGCCGTCGATTGAACCGGCTGCAATGGAACCGGACAACGGCAATGGCTGGTATGACCCGGCGACCAAGACCCTGCATTTTGTCGTCGCGACCCAGTGCCCGCTGGAGGCTGCGACTGAAACCGCGAAGATGATCGCACCATCGCGTTTCGGCTTGAGCACGCTGAACATGCACCCTGGTTATACCGTCGGCTACGGCTCCAAAGACCACAACATCTTTGTCTACTACGCGGCCTTGGCGGCGTTGTATGGTGGCGGTGTGCCGGTGCGTCTGGCCAACGACCGATACGAGCAATTCCAGAGCGGTATCAAGCGTCATCCGTTCGACATTCGCTACCAGTTGGCTGTCGACAAACAGGATCACACTTTCAAGATTTTCCGTGCTGACATGTCCATCGACGGCGGTGGCCGAATCAACTACAGCCCTTCGGTGGCGGCGGTCGGTGCGACGGCCGCGCAGTCGATTTACTACATGCCACAGAACGACCTGCAAGTGACCGCTTACCACTCGCGCGGCGTTGAAGCAGGCTCCATGCGGGGTTACGGCACCCTGCAAAGCATGGCCGCCACCGAGATGATGGTGGACGAAATCGCTGATCGTCTGGGTATCGACGCCATCGACCTGCGCAAGAAGAACGCGCTGCTGTCCGGGATGAAAAACACCCAGGGCGCAGTGCCGGCAGGTGCGTTGCGCCTGCACGAAATTCTTGAGAAGGCAGCTGATAACGAGCTCTGGAAAAACCGTCACGCACTGAAAAAGCAAGAGGACGCCAAGGATCCGGATAACTGGTACGGCATCGGTTTTGCCATCTGCCAGAAAGACTTCGGCACCGGGTCCGAAGCGCCGATGGCCAGTGTCGAATTCACTGCTGACGGGCATATCACGCTGCGCCATATCGGCATCGAAATTGGCACCGGCATGTCCACTTCGCAGGCCTTGGTGGTCGCCGATTTCCTCGGCAACCCGGCCAGTGAAGTGAAGACCGGCGAAACCGAATGGAAAGAGCTGCAACTGACCAGCAGTGGCAACCCGTACATCATGAGCCAGGCCGAGCAGGACACCGTGCTGCGCAACCCGCGTTGGGTCGGCAAGATTGCCTCGGCGTCGTCGGCGACCAACTCTGCTTACTACTTCAGCCACGCCACCCGTGAAGCGGCGCGTGTGCTGTTCAACCACGGTCTGTGGCCAGCCGCCGTCGAAATTTGGCGTCAGGGGCCGTTCGGTGGTCAAGCCAACCCGTATGTGCTGCGCCGCGAAGATGCCCATTGGGTGGACGGCAAACTGACCGCCAACGGCATGGAGCCGCTGCCATTTGCCGTATTGGCCAAACGTGCCCATGAGCGCGGTCTGGTGACCGGTGCAACGGTGCACGGTTTCAACCGCTGGAGCTGGGCCGAGGCCGAGTACAGCATCAATGGCGTGCGCGAGCGGTTGCCACTCGATGGTCTTGCCGTGAAGTATGGCGACGGTGCGCCGAACGCGATAAAGGCGCAGATGACCAGCGCCGGTTTCCATCTGCTGGATCGGCAGAACATCACCTATCCGGCGACCCAGTTGAACAACGCGGCGGTGACCTATTACAGCCCCGTGGCGACGCTGGTTGAACTGAAAGTGAACAAGGGTTCGGGTGAGGTGCACGTCCTCAACCATCACTCCTGGCTCGAATGTGGCCGGGTGTTGGTGCCGGAACTGGTCAAGGGCCAGCTCGAAGGCGGGATCGCCATGGGCATCGGGCACGCGCTGCTGGAAGAAATGCCGCTGTACGAAGGTGGACCTGGGGAGGGTGACTGGAACTTCAACCGTTACCGTTTGCCGCGCGCCAAGGACGTCGCGGTCTGGACGCAGACCTCGGAAATCCTCCCGCCATTGTCGCCAAGCGATCCGTCCAAGGGCATTGCCGAGGTGGTGATGATTCCGGTAGTGGGCGCCATTGCCAACGCCGTGGCCCACGCAATTGGCAAACGGGTCCGGGACCTGCCTATCACTCCAGCGCGCATCAAGGAGGCCCTCAATGGCTAA